In the Methanobrevibacter sp. genome, TTCCTGATTTCATTCGAATCCATGAAATACAACAAGATAGAAAACTTCAAACAGCTCGATGAATGCATAATAAACCTGACCAAAAACACAAAAGGCAAAGTCTACCTATTATTTGATGAAATACAAAACGTGGAAAACTGGGAAAAAAGCATAAATGCATGCAGAGTTGACCTTGACTGCGACATATATATCACAGGATCCAACTCAGAACTTCTATCAGGCGAAATGGCAACACTAATATCAGGCAGATACTACCAAATAAACATCTACCCATTTTCATTTGCTGAATTCATACAATACAAAAAGGAAATTGAAAAAATAGACACAACTGATCTGGAGAAACTGTTCAAAGAGTATGTGGAATATGGGGGAATGCCTCCAATACAACAGGTTGCAGTTCAGGACAAATATTCCTATTTAGGTGATATCTACAATACAATACTTCTAAAAGACATAGTGACAAGACACAACATAAGAAACAGTGACATGCTAAATCGCATACTTGACTATGTGATAATGAACCTTGGAAAAAACTTCTCTGCCGGAAACATTGTAAAATACATGAAACATGAAAGAAGAAAAATATCAAAGGATACAATACTGGACTATCTTCTATACTCCAAAAACGCATGCTTCATACACCAGGTACCAAGAGAAGACATTAAAGGAAAAAAAGTACTGCAACACAATGAAAAATACTTCCTAGTCGACCATGGATTCTACCAGGCAAAATATGGGGAAATAGAAAATATAGGCTCAATCCTTGAAAACATAGTCTATATAGAACTTCTCAGAAGAGGGTATGATGTAAAAATAGGAATGATAAACGAAAAGGAAATAGATTTCGTATGTACTCGGGACAAAGAAAAACTCTACATTCAGGTAACATATCAACTGGAAAACGATAACACAATAGAAAGGGAATTTTCAGGACTTGCAAAAATCAACGACAACTTCGACAAATACGTCTTGAGCATGGACAAAATAGACTTCTCAGGTAGCGGATTAAAACACAGAAACATCATAGACTTTCTAACATCAGACTACATATAATTGAGGTTTCTTTGAGGATACATTTTTCATGATTTTATTTGATAATTTAATTTTTATCGATGCATTTATCTATTTTTATGCTTTTTGGTTAATTGTAAGAATTCCTACAAAAATAGTTTACATATTTAATATTGTTATTAGAATTGCAGTGTCTTATATTTAGTAACTTTGTAGCTAATCGATAAATTTATATGAAGTCATGATTAATGAGATTATTGTAAGAGCTAAAAGTACATTATATTTTGTATAGGATACTGGCATATCGCAATATCTCTAATTTAATGTTGTGTCTTAATTAATGTTAATTAACACAAATTCGCATTTTGCTTCATTTCTAATTCCCCATCCCCATCCTGTAAATCCTGAAGACACTATTTGCTTCATATCTCCAAAGGAGTATTCTCCATAGGTATTGGTTCCTATAAGTTCTATCATTTCTTTATATGGGAATACCTGTCCTCCATGGGTATGGCCTGAAACTTGCAAATCAGCACCTAATTTTGAATTTTCCATCCCTTCTAAAGGCTGATGGTCTGCAATTATTACATATTTTGACAAATCGCTTTCATTTAATATCTCACTAACATTTGCTCTATCTGCAACTCCATCCCATTCAGCGTCACTTCTTCCAACCAGAACAATGTCTCCATTTATTGTTGTTTTTTCATCATTCAGTATTGTTATTCCATTTTTCCTGATTGTTTGATTTAATTCAAGGTCTGTAAATGTTCTGTTCCCGTTTTCATAATCTGTCTGTGAAGGCTGTGTGTCATGATTTCCGAATATGTAATATATGCCGTATGTTGAGTTGATTTTACTTAACTCTTTAAATACCTCCTTCATTTGTGAATTGCTTGTTCGCTCATCAACAATATCTCCGCCTAAAATAACAATATCCGGTTTCAATTCATTAATCCTTGGAATTGAGTCCTTGAGCAATTGGGGATTTTGAATACTTCCGTAGTGTGTGTCGCTGATGAATATTACTTTATATGAATCATTGCCTATTTTTTGTGTTGTAATATTGTACTCGGTTTGGTCAATATGGTTCATGCCGTATACTCCAGATATAATTATGATAATGAAAAAGATTAGCGCTAACCCGCCTTTTTTGTGAAGTTTCGGCATAAATTTCAGATATTTGTCTTTAAGAGGGTATTTCACTATTAATCTTATGATGTCTGCAAATAATGAGCATAGAAAGAGGTATAATGTGTATATTGCAGCATTTGACCATATATTCAAACAGCAGATAAGTGCAAATATGGAAATTATGGCGCTAATTATTGTTACGTTGTTTTTAGATAATCTGGAATCATTAAAAGCATATTTCACTCTAAAAAATGAATATGATCCAATGACAATTCCAAAAATAATCCCTATTAACAGATACTCTGGGTAATAACCTAATGTAAAAAAATGGATAGGATTCATAATCTCTATTTATTATTTTGATTTTATTGTTGTTATATTTTCATTTTTTACAATCAACAATGTTTTCGTAAGAGTCAAACAAAAACGGCACTTTCAAAAACTTAAGTGATTTTTAGAAAATCGCATTGTCCTCATCCCAATACCTCAGTTTTAAGTCAAAT is a window encoding:
- a CDS encoding metallophosphoesterase, translated to MKYAFNDSRLSKNNVTIISAIISIFALICCLNIWSNAAIYTLYLFLCSLFADIIRLIVKYPLKDKYLKFMPKLHKKGGLALIFFIIIIISGVYGMNHIDQTEYNITTQKIGNDSYKVIFISDTHYGSIQNPQLLKDSIPRINELKPDIVILGGDIVDERTSNSQMKEVFKELSKINSTYGIYYIFGNHDTQPSQTDYENGNRTFTDLELNQTIRKNGITILNDEKTTINGDIVLVGRSDAEWDGVADRANVSEILNESDLSKYVIIADHQPLEGMENSKLGADLQVSGHTHGGQVFPYKEMIELIGTNTYGEYSFGDMKQIVSSGFTGWGWGIRNEAKCEFVLININ
- a CDS encoding ATP-binding protein; translation: MIKRELYLNQIKRLIGKEPIKIITGVRRSGKTYLLKSIQDELENRGIKKENIFLISFESMKYNKIENFKQLDECIINLTKNTKGKVYLLFDEIQNVENWEKSINACRVDLDCDIYITGSNSELLSGEMATLISGRYYQINIYPFSFAEFIQYKKEIEKIDTTDLEKLFKEYVEYGGMPPIQQVAVQDKYSYLGDIYNTILLKDIVTRHNIRNSDMLNRILDYVIMNLGKNFSAGNIVKYMKHERRKISKDTILDYLLYSKNACFIHQVPREDIKGKKVLQHNEKYFLVDHGFYQAKYGEIENIGSILENIVYIELLRRGYDVKIGMINEKEIDFVCTRDKEKLYIQVTYQLENDNTIEREFSGLAKINDNFDKYVLSMDKIDFSGSGLKHRNIIDFLTSDYI